In Leishmania mexicana MHOM/GT/2001/U1103 complete genome, chromosome 17, the following proteins share a genomic window:
- a CDS encoding receptor-type adenylate cyclase a has translation MQIRPSLGGCLRHGGAGDHAARPMSRLRAAQLLVSTAVACVVLCCAPWALAEITKDAEREPVYLLNAMYSTETNTDNDAKALWKGMDMAFYNSQYTAAGGRPIKILHPDPDQDNLDDVAEVILHSLARQEKLLTVLGPYLDGRLTAALSNADVVQSGLMMLAPFTGSSRVRTWSDSVYFTRAEPMVELKAVLQYVLNRLRARRVAFMRLTGMHFGREEMTYVQDTLASLLREPAALYTVPYSDINVEVDEEAFDAMADTHPQVVILWAAPVQQVIHFLEKVLTDPRTSSAYIISCSMIQRVVLDVYRRLLRAGSIEPVDGRVLASATTAPVSEERLEYMEVFKVQMRHYIENSGSFDYYPDDDSTETPGQRARSEAPPSRNYTVEEFFQAHPSISKLMVLGWLSGSLVQQTLEKTDWIVNRSTYKAGLFNQNRFVIGGDYVLGDYGGPCELIAQFLGASCYCNQGGHSAIMTVLKNTSWDSVPSSSFRYPQSECSSSRSDIVKAVSVLALLHQGYPKLVDAGMQLNEVLPIVSNENSCKEYAVRSIFLNVETAEAQPLFDAEVSNYSVDIVAGPILEALNVGEVFVLSPLYNLPQLRTQRRNYVYLMPTLEQEIYVLYSRIDALRTNTNVGEDTAVVLRGYSAEEVDGISEILYKTAGTFNLPDPSITTISFTDSLSGVLSTRALNLVLGMKDGDSVHFSKFLAKHTDARILVCFDELTMYYEELRSVFSVQPTSVQARLMSLNSLPLWTDTSADAEARWPILWRFHKIFPDPADHTPSLLRDVIIAGFIRELVFTTTVAETKLLTDAVYINGGVTTDGFTLGNFEWGCTATTNGESCVYKNYGASNIEILSMQRMLDPTVPQVSSPSTPTMEYRPRQRSHALTPAQRAGVIAGCVVGGVVLITTCTLILCCCIDSRDNDAAPKDGDEPVTLVFTDIESSTALWAALPQLMTEAIAAHHRVIRQLVKKYGCYEVKTIGDSFMIACKSAHSAVSLACEIQTKLLRHDWGTAALDSAYRKFELARVDTLDDYVPPTARLRGEEYAALWCGLRVRVGIHTGLADIRYDEVTKGYDYYGDTPNMAARTEAVANGGQVIATEAAWWALSNDERAGIAHTAMGPQGLRGVPFAVEMFQLNAVPGRRHAALRTEIEAIVPDETATETASSAAGALLSSVGTMNGPAAGVAFVLASCFAPYPVAQRVRELQPLLGKWGVGAPPRSCAVSEEDYCQGLVNRLAVRITTVLQARQQMRNNEAGVSGDIQNFISSGLLNPFLGEGSFVADGARARHSGLTAVPPSAEPSAMRESRLWRRPVSGGFLPLATLVGKDHCSLSFAGFHDEVVPFTAQASRRPSEAHNSRSASVSCEVVVVRMPMKLGCRRRPSLLEPLAEDVTDEA, from the coding sequence ATGCAGATCCGACCATCCCTCGGCGggtgcctccgccacggcggtgccggtgacCATGCTGCCCGTCCGATGTCACGGCTGCGCGCCGCACAGCTCCTCGTGTCGACTGCtgttgcgtgtgtggtgctgtgctgcgcaccgtgGGCGCTGGCGGAGATCACCAAGGACGCCGAACGGGAGCCGGTATACCTTCTGAACGCTATGTATTCGACCGAGACTAACACCGATAATGACGCCAAGGCCCTGTGGAAAGGCATGGACATGGCTTTCTACAACTCCCAGTACACGGCCGCCGGTGGGCGGCCCATCAAGATCCTTCATCCCGACCCTGACCAGGACAACCTGGATGACGTAGCGGAGGTGATACTTCACTCCCTCGCCCGTCAAGAGAAGCTGCTCACCGTGCTTGGGCCGTACTTGGATGGACGCCTTACGGCAGCCCTAAGTAATGCTGATGTGGTCCAATCTGGGCTGATGATGCTCGCTCCCTTCACCGGCTCCTCCCGCGTGCGCACCTGGAGCGACTCTGTGTACTTCACCCGCGCTGAGCCGATGGTGGAGCTCAAGGCTGTCCTTCAATACGTTCTCAACAGACTCCGTGCTCGCCGTGTTGCCTTCATGCGCTTGACCGGTATGCATTTCGGCAGGGAGGAGATGACGTACGTGCAGGACACGCTCGCGTCCTTGTTGCGCGAGCCGGCCGCCTTGTATACCGTGCCGTACTCCGACATCAATGTGGAGGTGGATGAGGAAGCCTTTGACGCGATGGCGGACACGCACCCGCAGGTGGTCATCTTGTGGGCTGCACCCGTGCAGCAGGTGATCCATTTCCTCGAAAAGGTGCTGACGGACCCGCGTACGTCGTCGGCGTACATCATCTCCTGCTCAATGATACAGCGGGTTGTGCTTGATGTGTACAGGCGCCTGCTGAGAGCGGGCAGCATTGAGCCGGTGGACGGTCGGGTGCTCGCGAGTGCCACGACGGCCCCAGTCAGTGAGGAGAGGCTGGAGTACATGGAGGTGTTCAAGGTGCAGATGCGCCACTACATCGAAAACTCTGGCAGCTTTGACTACTATCCCGACGACGACAGTACGGAGACGCCGGGGCAGAGAGCGCGGTCTGAggcgccgccttctcggAATTACACGGTGGAGGAGTTCTTTCAGGCGCATCCGAGTATTTCGAAACTGATGGTGCTGGGGTGGCTATCGGGGTCGCTTGTGCAGCAGACGCTCGAGAAGACGGACTGGATTGTGAACCGGTCGACGTACAAGGCCGGACTGTTCAACCAGAACCGGTTCGTCATCGGTGGCGACTACGTGCTAGGCGACTACGGTGGCCCGTGCGAACTGATCGCGCAGTTCCTGGGTGCGAGCTGCTACTGCAACCAAGGCGGTCACTCGGCGATCATGACGGTCTTGAAGAACACATCGTGGGATAGCGTGCCGAGCTCGAGCTTTAGGTACCCGCAATCGGAGTGCAGCTCATCGAGAAGTGATATCGTGAAGGCGGTGAGTGTGTTGGCGCTTCTACACCAGGGCTATCCGAAGCTGGTCGATGCGGGTATGCAGCTCAACGAGGTACTGCCCATTGTGTCCAACGAAAACTCCTGCAAAGAGTACGCGGTGAGATCGATATTTCTGAACGTAGAGACGGCggaagcgcagccgctgttTGACGCGGAGGTGTCGAACTATTCTGTCGACATCGTTGCCGGGCCCATCTTGGAGGCACTCAACGTTGGCGAAGTCTTCGTGTTAAGCCCGCTGTACAACCTTCCACAACTGCGGACGCAGAGGCGCAACTACGTGTACCTGATGCCAACGTTGGAGCAGGAGATTTACGTCCTGTACTCGAGGATCGACGCTCTCCGCACCAATACGAATGTGGGTGAGGACACGGCCGTGGTGTTACGCGGGTACTCCGCAGAGGAGGTAGATGGCATTTCAGAGATTCTGTACAAGACGGCGGGCACCTTCAACTTGCCGGACCCGTCCATCACCACCATTTCCTTCACGGACAGCTTGAGCGGCGTACTGTCAACACGGGCCCTTAATCTCGTCCTTGGCATGAAGGATGGCGACAGCGTTCACTTTTCGAAATTCCTTGCCAAGCACACCGATGCCAGGATTTTGGTGTGCTTTGATGAACTGACGATGTACTACGAGGAGCTTCGGTCAGTGTTTTCCGTGCAGCCAACGTCTGTGCAGGCGCGACTGATGTCGCTCAACAGCCTGCCACTGTGGACCGACACGTCGGCCGACGCAGAGGCTCGCTGGCCGATTCTTTGGCGCTTCCACAAAATCTTCCCCGACCCCGCTGACCACACGCCGTCTCTGCTGCGTGACGTGATCATAGCCGGCTTCATTCGGGAGCTGGTTTTCACGACGACTGTGGCGGAGACGAAGCTGCTAACGGATGCGGTGTACATCAACGGTGGGGTCACGACGGACGGCTTTACGCTCGGCAATTTCGAATGGGGCTGCACGGCGACGACTAACGGTGAATCGTGCGTGTACAAGAACTACGGCGCGTCGAACATTGAGATATTGTCGATGCAGCGGATGCTGGACCCGACGGTGCCGCAGGTTTCTTCTCCCAGCACACCGACGATGGAGTATCGGCCACGCCAGAGGTCGCATGCGCTGACACCTGCGCAACGCGCCGGCGTTATTGCTGGCTGCGTCGTGGGTGGTGTGGTGCTGATCACAACTTGCACGCTGATTCTGTGCTGCTGTATCGACAGCCGCGACAACGACGCCGCGCCGAAGGACGGTGACGAGCCGGTGACGCTGGTCTTCACGGACATCGAGAGCAGCACTGCACtgtgggcggcgctgccgcagctgatgACTGAGGCGAttgctgcgcaccaccgtGTGATCCGGCAGCTGGTGAAGAAGTACGGGTGCTACGAGGTGAAGACGATCGGCGACTCGTTCATGATCGCGTGCAagagcgcgcacagcgctgTGAGCCTTGCGTGCGAGATCCAGACGAAGCTGCTGAGGCACGACTGGGGTACTGCGGCGCTGGACAGCGCGTACCGCAAGTTCGAGCTTGCGCGCGTGGACACTCTGGACGACTACGTGCCGCCGACTGCGCGgctgaggggggaggagtacgctgcgctgtggtgcgggctgcgcgtgcgcgtggggaTCCACACGGGGCTGGCCGACATCCGGTACGACGAGGTGACGAAGGGGTACGACTACTACGGTGACACGCCGAACATGGCTGCGCGCACGGAGGCTGTTGCGAATGGCGGGCAGGTTAtcgcgacggaggcggcgtggtGGGCGCTGTCGAACGACGAGCGCGCGGGCATTGCGCACACGGCGATGGGGCCGCAAgggctgcgcggcgtgccgtTCGCGGTGGAGATGTTCCAGCTGAACGCTGTGCCTGGCCGCCGtcacgctgcgctgcgcactgAGATCGAGGCGATCGTGCCGGATGAGACAGCGACGGAGACGGCCTcgagcgctgcaggcgcgctgctgtcgtctgTGGGGACGATGAACggccctgctgctggcgttgcCTTCGTGCTGGCGAGCTGCTTTGCGCCGTACCCcgttgcgcagcgcgtgcgggagctgcagccgctgctgggcAAGTGGGGCGttggcgcgccgccgcggagttGTGctgtgagcgaggaggactACTGCCAGGGGCTGGTGAACCGTCTTGCGGTTCGCATTACGACGGTGTTGCAGGCCCGCCAGCAGATGCGCAACAACGAGGCTGGGGTGTCAGGAGATATACAGAACTTTATCTCTAGTGGATTGCTGAACCCGTTCCTGGGTGAGGGCAGCTTTGTCGCAGACGGCGCGAGGGCACGGCATTCGGGGCtgacagcggtgccgccctCTGCGGAACCGTCTGCGATGCGCGAGTCGCGTCTCTGGAGACGACCGGTCTCGGGTGGTTTCTTACCGTTGGCGACGTTGGTAGGAAAGGATCACTGCAGTTTGAGCTTCGCGGGGTTCCATGATGAGGTGGTGCCCTTCACAGCTCaggcgtcgcggcggcctTCAGAGGCGCACAATTCGCGGAGTGCGAGCGTGTCTTGCGAGGTGGTCGTTGTGCGAATGCCGATGAAGCTagggtgccgccgccgcccaagCTTGCTGGAGCCGTTGGCGGAGGATGTGACCGATGAGGCGTAG
- a CDS encoding receptor-type adenylate cyclase b: MYADTTHPRRACWCGAGGVAGCVKQRHAYRCSRLLAGTLLIVGALTLAVSTAPTAWAEGAHISSDEPVYLLNAMYSLSDYSANHAKALWLGIDSALHAASYTAAGGRPIRIIEPDPKVDLSDIVAVVKKALKDYPSLLGVIGPYSDTYLGALMSSPEIQSSGLMFLGPFTGSSALRVWNENLYFTRAEPRLEIMAMVKHIANTFRARRTAFMYLTGEWFGSFEHEHIVEVMTSLSLDPPAVYSVPYSPKKTGFDKDAFDAMADTHPQVIILWGIPGEQVAGLLQAVLTDPRTSSAYIMTCFALQQMTFQVYYDLAMAGKLTPVDGQIISSATSFPLTEPASIHLKVFRAQMGEYMVKTDRVDASLWADEAKAVRQYGPWVREAPPSDSDAYVNNFFNEHPCVTQLMIAGWISGSLIAQTVEEESWIADRTAYRKYIFAQQRYIIGEDFVLGDYGGPCSLIAEFLGAVCYCNQGGYTAVLSRLDEAVWTIIDRSGVSFTGKSCYSDGAALPRPLNFLTLVYVDYPDLMNAARSFHRAVNAFIEYNEFMERQVTFGSLVVTERSAQPLLESRLEEDVVHMLSGTLVRGVNVGEYLVPSPLYPRPHLVEPLRNYVYLMPTLEQQMFVLYAKLSVVRGVTSIDSTVHVIMHGYPSDELANITAVLYKSAATLNYKNPIVTAVPSTETVGSALVRRRINFVLAVTAADVADIVDFLVEEESSIVVIVFDDLVIQYPTLVTALKSKPASVQARVITFSNLPLWSDTSESAHAAYPLLLSFHGAMEDPVNYTPGALRDIVTGVFMLQVLSNTAKANSSALKETIYSTHVVAASGLSFGRFQWGCTTTPTESLCVHQNYGAQGIVMLSVQRMLDPTVPMLSSPMTPTMEYSPRLGSHALTPAQRAGVIAGCVVGGVVLITTCTLILYCCIDSRDNDAAPKDGDEPVTLVFTDIESSTALWAALPQLMTEAIAAHHRVIRQLVKKYGCYEVKTIGDSFMIACKSAHSAVSLACEIQTKLLRHDWGTAALDSAYREFELARVDTLDDYVPPTAQLSEEEYAALWCGLRVRVGIHTGLADIRYDEVTKGYDYYGDTPNMAARTEAVANGGQVIATEAAWWALSNDERAGIAHTAMGPQGLRGVPFAVEMFQLNAVSGRRHAALRTEIEAIVPDETATETASSAAGALLSSVGTMNGPAAGVAFVLVSCFAPYPVAQRVRELQPLLSKWGVGAPPRSCAVSEEDYCQGLVNRLAVRITTVLQARQQMRNNEAGVSGDIQNFISSGLLNPFLGEGSFVADGARARHSGLTAVPPSAEPSAMRESRLWRRPVSGGFLPLATLVGKDHCSLSFAGFHDEVVPFTAQASRRPSEAHNSRSASVSCEVVVVRMPMKLGCRRRPSLLEPLAEDVTDEA; encoded by the coding sequence ATGTACGCAGACACGACCCATCCGCGCCGCGCTtgctggtgcggcgcaggtggcgtGGCCGGCTGTGTGAAGCAGCGACATGCGTACCGATGCTCGCGACTCCTGGCTGGAACTTTGCTGATTGTCGGCGCACTGACGCTCGCCGTATCCACGGCGCCTACGGCGTGGGCTGAGGGTGCCCACATCTCGTCGGACGAGCCTGTGTACCTGCTGAACGCCATGTACTCGTTGAGTGATTACAGTGCGAATCATGCAAAGGCTCTGTGGCTGGGCATCGACTCCGCGCTGCACGCGGCTAGCtacaccgccgctggcggccgcCCCATCAGGATCATTGAACCGGACCCGAAGGTAGACCTGTCGGACATTGTAGCGGTCGTGAAGAAGGCGCTCAAAGACTACCCGTCGCTTCTTGGCGTGATTGGGCCGTACTCTGACACGTACCTTGGTGCCTTGATGAGCAGCCCTGAGATTCAGAGCAGCGGGCTGATGTTCCTGGGCCCGTTCACCGGGTCTAGTgctttgcgtgtgtggaACGAGAACTTGTACTTCACGCGCGCGGAGCCGCGGCTGGAGATCATGGCAATGGTAAAGCACATAGCCAATACATTCCGCGCTCGCCGCACGGCGTTCATGTATCTGACGGGCGAGTGGTTCGGCAGCTTCGAGCACGAGCACATTGTGGAGGTGATgacgtctctctcgctcgacCCGCCGGCGGTGTACTCCGTGCCGTACTCGCCGAAGAAAACTGGCTTTGACAAGGACGCCTTCGACGCGATGGCGGACACGCACCCGCAGGTGATCATACTCTGGGGAATACCTGGTGAGCAGGTTGCGGGGCTCCTGCAGGCTGTGCTGACGGACCCGCGTACGTCGTCGGCGTACATCATGACCTGctttgcgctgcagcagatgaCATTCCAGGTGTACTACGACCTTGCGATGGCTGGGAAGCTGACGCCTGTAGACGGGCAGATTATATCGAGCGCTACATCCTTTCCGCTGACGGAACCTGCGTCGATCCATCTGAAGGTCTTCAGGGCACAGATGGGGGAGTACATGGTGAAGACCGACCGCGTGGACGCGAGCCTGTGGGCCGACGAGGCGAAGGCTGTGCGGCAGTACGGCCCGTGGGTGCGtgaggcgccgccgtcggacTCTGATGCATACGTGAACAACTTCTTCAACGAGCACCCGTGCGTAACGCAGCTGATGATTGCTGGGTGGATTTCTGGCTCGCTGATCGCGCAGACGGTTGAGGAGGAGAGCTGGATCGCGGATCGGACGGCGTACCGAAAGTACATATTCGCTCAGCAGCGCTACATCATAGGCGAGGACTTTGTTCTTGGTGACTACGGCGGACCGTGCTCGTTGATCGCCGAGTTCCTGGGCGCTGTGTGCTACTGTAACCAGGGTGGGTACACGGCGGTCCTTTCGCGGCTCGACGAAGCCGTGTGGACCATTATTGACCGCTCTGGCGTCAGCTTCACCGGGAAAAGCTGTTACTCCGATGGAGCCGCCCTCCCGCGGCCGCTGAACTTCCTGACGCTGGTGTACGTGGATTACCCCGATCTCATGAACGCTGCACGGAGTTTCCATCGTGCGGTAAATGCCTTCATCGAATACAACGAGTTTATGGAGCGCCAGGTAACCTTTGGGTCTCTCGTAGTAACAGAGCGCAGTGCGCAGCCGTTACTGGAAAGTCGTCTCGAGGAGGACGTTGTCCACATGCTGTCAGGCACGCTAGTGAGGGGTGTGAACGTTGGTGAGTACTtggtgccctcccccctctacCCTCGGCCACACCTAGTAGAGCCGTTAAGAAACTACGTGTATCTGATGCCAACGCTTGAGCAGCAGATGTTCGTGCTGTACGCGAAGCTTTCGGTTGTGAGGGGCGTGACGTCGATCGACTCGACCGTACATGTGATCATGCACGGCTACCCCAGCGATGAGCTAGCGAACATCACCGCTGTGCTGTACAAGTCTGCTGCGACGCTCAACTACAAGAATCCGATTGTGACTGCGGTGCCCTCCACGGAGACTGTTGGGAGTGCGCTGGTTCGCAGGCGGATCAACTTCGTGCTTGCCGTGACCGCTGCGGATGTAGCTGACATCGTCGACTTTCTGGTTGAGGAGGAGTCATCGATTGTTGTGATAGTCTTCGATGACTTGGTGATTCAGTACCCCACGCTTGTCACTGCCCTCAAGTCGAAGCCGGCGtctgtgcaggcgcgcgtGATCACGTTCAGTAACCTGCCGCTCTGGAGCGACACGTCGGAGAGCGCGCATGCTGCTTACCCTCTTCTCCTAAGCTTTCATGGGGCGATGGAGGATCCTGTGAACTATACGCCAGGTGCCCTACGTGACATTGTGACTGGGGTGTTCATGCTGCAAGTTCTCTCGAATACGGCCAAAGCGAACTCTTCTGCGCTCAAGGAAACAATATACAGTACCCATGTCGTCGCAGCTAGCGGCTTGTCCTTTGGCAGGTTTCAGTGGGGCTGCACCACGACGCCAACGGAGAGCCTCTGTGTGCACCAAAACTACGGTGCTCAGGGCATCGTGATGCTGTCCGTGCAGCGGATGCTGGACCCGACGGTGCCGATGCTCTCCTCTCCAATGACGCCTACCATGGAGTATAGCCCGCGCCTGGGGTCGCATGCGCTGACACCTGCGCAACGCGCCGGCGTTATTGCTGGCTGCGTCGTGGGTGGTGTGGTGCTGATCACAACTTGCACGCTGATTCTGTACTGCTGCATCGACAGCCGCGACAACGACGCCGCGCCGAAGGACGGTGACGAGCCGGTGACGCTGGTCTTCACGGACATCGAGAGCAGCACTGCACtgtgggcggcgctgccgcagctgatgACTGAGGCGAttgctgcgcaccaccgtGTGATCCGGCAGCTGGTGAAGAAGTACGGGTGCTACGAGGTGAAGACGATCGGCGACTCGTTCATGATCGCGTGCAagagcgcgcacagcgctgTGAGCCTTGCGTGCGAGATCCAGACGAAGCTGCTGAGGCACGACTGGGGTACTGCGGCGCTGGACAGCGCGTACCGCGAGTTCGAGCTTGCGCGCGTGGACACTCTGGACGACTACGTGCCGCCGACTGCGCagctgagcgaggaggagtacgctgcgctgtggtgcgggctgcgcgtgcgcgtggggaTCCACACGGGGCTGGCCGACATCCGGTACGACGAGGTGACGAAGGGGTACGACTACTACGGTGACACGCCGAACATGGCTGCGCGCACGGAGGCTGTTGCGAATGGCGGGCAGGTTAtcgcgacggaggcggcgtggtGGGCGCTGTCGAACGACGAGCGCGCGGGCATTGCGCACACGGCGATGGGGCCGCAGgggctgcgcggcgtgccgtTCGCGGTGGAGATGTTCCAGCTGAACGCTGTGTCTGGCCGCCGtcacgctgcgctgcgcactgAGATCGAGGCGATCGTGCCGGATGAGACAGCGACGGAGACGGCCTcgagcgctgcaggcgcgctgctgtcgtctgTGGGGACGATGAACggccctgctgctggcgttgcCTTCGTGCTGGTGAGCTGCTTTGCGCCGTACCCcgttgcgcagcgcgtgcgggagctgcagccgctgctgagcaagTGGGGCGttggcgcgccgccgcggagttGTGctgtgagcgaggaggactACTGCCAGGGGCTGGTGAACCGTCTTGCGGTTCGCATTACGACGGTGTTGCAGGCCCGCCAGCAGATGCGCAACAACGAGGCTGGGGTGTCAGGAGATATACAGAACTTTATCTCTAGTGGATTGCTGAACCCGTTCCTGGGTGAGGGCAGCTTTGTCGCAGACGGCGCGAGGGCACGGCATTCGGGGCtgacagcggtgccgccctCTGCGGAACCGTCTGCGATGCGCGAGTCGCGTCTCTGGAGACGACCGGTCTCGGGTGGTTTCTTACCGTTGGCGACGTTGGTAGGAAAGGATCACTGCAGTTTGAGCTTCGCGGGGTTCCATGATGAGGTGGTGCCCTTCACAGCTCaggcgtcgcggcggcctTCAGAGGCGCACAATTCGCGGAGTGCGAGCGTGTCTTGCGAGGTGGTCGTTGTGCGAATGCCGATGAAGCTagggtgccgccgccgcccaagCTTGCTGGAGCCGTTGGCGGAGGATGTGACCGATGAGGCGTAG
- a CDS encoding receptor-type adenylate cyclase b: MYADTTHPRRACWCGAGGVAGCVKQRHAYRCSRLLAGTLLIVGALTLAVSTAPTAWAEGAHISSDEPVYLLNAMYSLSDYSANHAKALWLGIDSALHAASYTAAGGRPIRIIEPDPKVDLSDIVAVVKKALKDYPSLLGVIGPYSDTYLGALMSSPEIQSSGLMFLGPFTGSSALRVWNENLYFTRAEPRLEIMAMVKHIANTFRARRTA; this comes from the coding sequence ATGTACGCAGACACGACCCATCCGCGCCGCGCTtgctggtgcggcgcaggtggcgtGGCCGGCTGTGTGAAGCAGCGACATGCGTACCGATGCTCGCGACTCCTGGCTGGAACTTTGCTGATTGTCGGCGCACTGACGCTCGCCGTATCCACGGCGCCTACGGCGTGGGCTGAGGGTGCCCACATCTCGTCGGACGAGCCTGTGTACCTGCTGAACGCCATGTACTCGTTGAGTGATTACAGTGCGAATCATGCAAAGGCTCTGTGGCTGGGCATCGACTCCGCGCTGCACGCGGCTAGCtacaccgccgctggcggccgcCCCATCAGGATCATTGAACCGGACCCGAAGGTAGACCTGTCGGACATTGTAGCGGTCGTGAAGAAGGCGCTCAAAGACTACCCGTCGCTTCTTGGCGTGATTGGGCCGTACTCTGACACGTACCTTGGTGCCTTGATGAGCAGCCCTGAGATTCAGAGCAGCGGGCTGATGTTCCTGGGCCCGTTCACCGGGTCTAGTgctttgcgtgtgtggaACGAGAACTTGTACTTCACGCGCGCGGAGCCGCGGCTGGAGATCATGGCAATGGTAAAGCACATAGCCAATACATTCCGCGCTCGCCGCACGGC